Proteins co-encoded in one Streptomyces sp. NBC_01283 genomic window:
- a CDS encoding Gfo/Idh/MocA family protein, which translates to MKVGCIGLGDIAQKAYLPVLTTLPGVELHLQTRTPATLARVAGTHHIPEERCHTDLDALLAQGIDAAFVHASTSAHPEIVTRLLEAGVATYVDKPLAYELADSERLVRLAEERAVSLAVGFNRRFAPGYAQCVEHPRELILMQKNRVGLPEDARTLVLDDFIHVVDTLRFLVPGPVEHVGVRARSQDGLMEHVVLQLAGDGFTAIGMMNRLSGSTEEILEVSGQDTKRQVLNLAEVIDHKGQPSVRRRGDWVPVARQRGIEQVVLAFLDAVRAGKVLSARDALATHELCERVVLAAQEQAG; encoded by the coding sequence GTGAAGGTCGGCTGTATCGGACTTGGTGACATCGCGCAGAAGGCGTATCTGCCGGTGCTCACCACCCTGCCGGGGGTCGAGCTGCACCTGCAGACGCGCACGCCCGCCACCCTCGCCCGCGTCGCGGGCACCCACCACATCCCCGAGGAGCGCTGCCACACCGATCTGGACGCGCTCCTCGCCCAGGGCATCGACGCGGCCTTCGTGCACGCCTCGACCTCCGCCCACCCGGAGATCGTGACGCGGCTGCTCGAAGCGGGCGTCGCCACCTACGTCGACAAGCCCCTCGCGTACGAACTCGCCGACTCCGAGCGGCTCGTGCGGCTGGCGGAGGAGCGCGCGGTCAGCCTCGCCGTCGGCTTCAACCGACGCTTCGCGCCCGGCTACGCGCAGTGCGTCGAGCACCCGCGCGAGCTGATCCTGATGCAGAAGAACCGCGTCGGCCTGCCGGAGGACGCCCGCACGCTCGTCCTCGACGACTTCATCCACGTCGTGGACACGCTGCGATTCCTCGTGCCGGGACCGGTCGAGCACGTCGGCGTGCGCGCCCGCAGCCAGGACGGGCTCATGGAGCACGTCGTGCTGCAGCTCGCGGGGGACGGCTTCACCGCGATCGGCATGATGAACCGGCTGAGCGGTTCCACCGAGGAGATCCTCGAGGTGTCCGGACAGGACACCAAGCGGCAGGTGCTCAACCTCGCCGAGGTCATCGACCACAAGGGCCAGCCCAGCGTGCGGCGGCGCGGCGACTGGGTGCCGGTGGCCCGGCAGCGCGGCATCGAGCAGGTGGTCCTCGCGTTCCTCGACGCCGTGCGCGCGGGCAAGGTGCTCAGCGCCCGGGATGCGCTGGCGACCCATGAGCTGTGCGAGCGCGTGGTTCTCGCGGCTCAGGAGCAGGCTGGCTGA
- the lnt gene encoding apolipoprotein N-acyltransferase, whose translation MDLLGDDRDRRWPRLSAAWAAPASSASGLLASARWRGVLAVLAGALPALAFPAPSLWWFAYVALVPWILLARSAETGRRAAIDGWLGGLGFMVAVHHWLLPSLHVFTLVIAALLGLLWAPWGWLVRRLLGGAITPGRTTAALVVLPSAWLMVELVRSWEGLGGPWGLLGSSQWQVEPALRLMSVGGVWLVSALIVTLNTAVAALVAAHAVRSPGASRTSAVPRASGVSRSSTISGISRASVARTLPATAGLVAVAAVTTSAWVWAPRPEPTGRTMRVAVVQPGVMDGVGGADKRLAREEELTRGLAGRDLDLVVWGESSVGYDLAERPDVARRIAALSREVGADILVNVDARRSDMPGIFKSSVLVGPQGPTGDRYDKMRLVPFGEYVPARSLLGWATSVGKAAGEDRRRGERPVVMDVGGTLKVGPLVCFESAFPDMSRHLTREGAQLLLAQSSTSSFQSSWAPEQHASLAAVRAAETGRPMVHATLTGVSAVYGADGERVGAPLGTSASTTSTYDIPLAKGVTPYVRLGDWPVHTALAVLAVLCAAEGVRSLRGPGPVKGRLSQPAPEPREPRARTAHGSPAHPGR comes from the coding sequence ATGGATCTTCTCGGCGACGACCGGGACCGGCGGTGGCCACGCCTTTCGGCCGCCTGGGCCGCCCCGGCCTCCTCGGCTTCGGGGCTGCTCGCATCGGCCCGATGGCGAGGCGTCCTCGCCGTCCTCGCCGGCGCACTGCCCGCCCTCGCCTTCCCCGCCCCGTCGCTGTGGTGGTTCGCCTACGTCGCGCTCGTGCCCTGGATCCTGCTGGCACGCTCGGCGGAGACCGGACGCAGGGCCGCGATCGACGGATGGCTCGGCGGCCTCGGGTTCATGGTGGCCGTGCATCACTGGCTGCTGCCGAGCCTCCATGTGTTCACCCTCGTCATCGCCGCGCTGCTGGGCCTGCTGTGGGCGCCGTGGGGCTGGCTGGTACGCAGGCTCCTGGGCGGGGCGATCACACCGGGGCGGACCACGGCCGCGCTGGTCGTCCTGCCGTCGGCCTGGCTGATGGTCGAACTGGTCAGGTCCTGGGAGGGGTTGGGCGGTCCGTGGGGGCTGCTCGGCTCCAGTCAGTGGCAGGTCGAGCCCGCCCTGCGCCTCATGTCGGTGGGCGGGGTGTGGCTGGTCAGCGCCCTGATCGTCACCTTGAACACCGCCGTCGCCGCGCTCGTCGCGGCCCACGCCGTCCGCTCGCCGGGGGCATCACGCACGTCAGCGGTGCCCCGCGCCTCGGGGGTGTCCAGGAGTTCCACGATCTCCGGGATCTCCCGCGCATCCGTGGCCAGGACCCTCCCCGCCACCGCCGGGCTCGTGGCCGTGGCCGCCGTGACCACCTCCGCGTGGGTCTGGGCGCCGCGCCCCGAGCCCACGGGCCGGACGATGCGCGTGGCCGTCGTCCAGCCCGGCGTCATGGACGGGGTCGGCGGCGCCGACAAGCGGCTCGCGCGCGAGGAGGAACTGACCCGCGGCCTGGCGGGACGGGACCTGGACCTCGTCGTCTGGGGCGAGAGCAGTGTCGGCTACGACCTCGCGGAGCGCCCCGACGTCGCCCGGCGGATAGCCGCGCTCTCCCGGGAGGTGGGCGCCGACATCCTGGTGAACGTGGACGCCCGCCGATCGGACATGCCAGGCATCTTCAAGAGCTCCGTACTCGTCGGCCCCCAGGGCCCGACCGGCGACCGCTACGACAAGATGCGGCTCGTCCCCTTCGGCGAGTACGTACCCGCCCGCTCGCTCCTCGGCTGGGCGACGTCCGTGGGCAAGGCGGCGGGCGAGGACCGCAGGCGCGGTGAGCGTCCGGTGGTGATGGACGTCGGGGGCACCCTGAAGGTCGGGCCACTGGTGTGCTTCGAGTCGGCCTTCCCCGACATGAGCCGGCATCTGACGCGTGAGGGCGCCCAGTTGCTGCTCGCGCAGTCGTCCACCTCGTCGTTCCAGTCGAGCTGGGCGCCCGAGCAGCACGCCTCGCTCGCGGCGGTGCGGGCCGCCGAGACCGGCCGCCCCATGGTGCACGCCACGCTCACCGGCGTCTCCGCGGTCTACGGCGCCGACGGCGAGCGGGTCGGGGCACCGCTCGGCACCTCGGCGAGCACCACGTCGACGTACGACATACCGCTGGCCAAGGGCGTCACCCCGTATGTCAGGCTGGGCGACTGGCCCGTGCACACGGCCCTCGCCGTGCTCGCGGTGCTGTGCGCGGCGGAGGGCGTGCGTTCCCTGCGGGGCCCCGGCCCCGTGAAGGGACGGCTCAGCCAGCCTGCTCCTGAGCCGCGAGAACCACGCGCTCGCACAGCTCATGGGTCGCCAGCGCATCCCGGGCGCTGA
- a CDS encoding nuclear transport factor 2 family protein, which translates to MTQRVELAAVMDRLAIDSLITEYAVTVDDGDWGAYQRLFTPDGRADYSSAGGIDASAAEVAGWLAGTMELFPMRQHLIVNRMLRFGTLDQDVGDLAQVQADYVNPMRFATSEGAGEDGNGDGGKGDEGGGGAEASAPDFICGGRYAFTALRTHQGWRLRQVTVREKWRQVQQRSRTRASG; encoded by the coding sequence ATGACGCAGCGCGTGGAACTCGCCGCCGTGATGGACCGGTTGGCCATCGACTCCCTCATCACCGAGTACGCAGTGACCGTCGACGACGGCGACTGGGGCGCCTACCAGCGGCTCTTCACCCCGGACGGACGCGCCGACTACAGCTCGGCGGGCGGTATCGACGCGAGCGCCGCCGAGGTGGCCGGATGGCTGGCGGGGACGATGGAACTCTTCCCGATGCGGCAGCACCTGATCGTCAACAGGATGCTGCGGTTCGGGACGCTCGACCAGGACGTCGGCGACCTCGCGCAGGTCCAGGCGGACTACGTGAACCCGATGCGCTTCGCCACGAGCGAGGGGGCGGGCGAGGACGGGAACGGGGATGGAGGGAAGGGAGATGAGGGTGGGGGCGGCGCGGAAGCCTCCGCCCCCGACTTCATCTGCGGCGGCCGCTACGCCTTCACGGCCCTGCGCACGCACCAGGGCTGGCGGCTGCGCCAGGTGACCGTGCGCGAAAAGTGGCGCCAGGTCCAGCAGCGGTCCCGGACCCGCGCGTCCGGCTGA
- a CDS encoding HAD family hydrolase produces the protein MSSYTRGVLIDVGGVLVREYLPAVAAAWGRRLGIPAAAFMAALYEGNESGVLVGRVSEDAWWDTVRGRLRTGPDVIAELRRDLAAAENWDAELVACLRGLRQRGVPAAVVSNTWPGLRARMSAGGLSDVADHLVLSCEVGCAKPDLRIYEIALRLLAVEPERALFIDDTADNVAAARALGMAGHVHTGTAETLARIAEFTAQG, from the coding sequence ATGAGCTCGTACACCCGCGGCGTACTGATCGACGTCGGCGGTGTGCTCGTCCGCGAATACCTGCCCGCCGTCGCGGCGGCCTGGGGCAGGCGGCTGGGCATCCCGGCCGCCGCCTTCATGGCCGCGCTGTACGAGGGGAACGAATCCGGAGTTCTCGTAGGCCGCGTCAGCGAGGACGCGTGGTGGGACACCGTCCGGGGGCGGCTCCGCACGGGACCGGACGTGATCGCCGAGCTGCGCCGGGACCTGGCGGCCGCCGAGAACTGGGACGCGGAGCTCGTGGCGTGCCTGCGCGGCCTGCGGCAGCGGGGCGTCCCCGCCGCCGTGGTCAGCAACACCTGGCCCGGTCTGCGGGCGCGCATGTCGGCCGGTGGACTGTCGGACGTCGCCGATCACCTCGTGCTGTCCTGCGAGGTCGGATGCGCCAAGCCGGACCTGCGGATCTATGAGATCGCTCTGCGGCTGCTGGCCGTCGAGCCCGAGCGGGCCTTGTTCATCGACGACACCGCCGACAACGTCGCGGCGGCGCGGGCGCTGGGAATGGCGGGTCACGTGCACACCGGCACGGCGGAAACCCTCGCGCGTATCGCGGAGTTCACGGCTCAGGGCTGA
- a CDS encoding DUF6401 family natural product biosynthesis protein, translating to MSPLARISASYAPRFAEFAFEPAFTAAVDQHVAELRDRLEMGGAGLVPPTPDPEILADYALGFLDALSENGWREPVGHDYAVCRLTAISWLVRRHDLVPESAGS from the coding sequence ATGTCGCCCCTCGCCCGCATCAGCGCCTCGTACGCCCCGCGCTTCGCCGAGTTCGCCTTCGAGCCAGCGTTCACGGCCGCCGTGGACCAGCACGTCGCGGAGCTGCGGGACCGGCTCGAGATGGGCGGGGCCGGGCTCGTGCCGCCGACGCCGGACCCCGAGATCCTCGCGGACTACGCCCTGGGGTTCCTCGACGCGCTGTCGGAGAACGGGTGGCGGGAGCCGGTGGGCCATGACTACGCGGTGTGCCGCCTCACCGCCATCTCATGGCTGGTGAGGCGGCACGACCTGGTGCCGGAGTCCGCAGGATCCTGA
- a CDS encoding alpha/beta fold hydrolase, translated as MVEHRMIDVNGIRLHIAEEGEGPLVVLLHGFPESWHSWRHQFGPLAAAGFRVVAPDQRGYGRSDHPADVDAYSILHLVGDVVGLVHALGEEKAYVVGHDWGAPVAWHTAMMRPDLVLGVAGLSVPPPSRGPEPPLAAMDKAFGGRFYWNYFDRPGVADAEFAEDTRTALRKFFYAASGDAPGEIMQPMVDPERGWLAGMPDPEVLPDWFTEDDLDVLTESFAGGFTGGLNWYRNLDRNWELTAPWQDAVITPPALYMYGDRDIVAAFPGTPEFIESLPDRLPHLHRKPVKLAGCGHWTQQERPDEVNEALIDFLGTRR; from the coding sequence ATGGTTGAGCATCGGATGATCGACGTGAACGGGATACGGCTGCACATCGCCGAGGAGGGTGAAGGCCCCCTTGTCGTGCTGCTGCACGGCTTCCCCGAGTCATGGCACTCCTGGCGCCACCAGTTCGGCCCCCTGGCCGCCGCGGGCTTCCGCGTCGTCGCCCCCGACCAGCGTGGATACGGGCGCAGCGACCATCCCGCCGACGTCGACGCGTACAGCATCCTTCACCTGGTCGGCGACGTCGTCGGGCTGGTCCACGCGCTGGGCGAGGAGAAGGCGTACGTCGTCGGGCACGACTGGGGCGCGCCGGTGGCCTGGCACACCGCGATGATGCGGCCTGACCTGGTGCTCGGGGTGGCCGGGCTCAGCGTGCCGCCGCCCTCCCGGGGTCCCGAGCCGCCGCTGGCCGCCATGGACAAGGCTTTCGGCGGGCGCTTCTACTGGAACTACTTCGACCGTCCCGGTGTCGCCGACGCCGAGTTCGCCGAGGACACCCGCACCGCCCTGCGGAAGTTCTTCTACGCGGCCTCCGGTGACGCCCCCGGCGAGATCATGCAGCCGATGGTCGACCCCGAGCGGGGCTGGCTCGCAGGCATGCCGGACCCCGAGGTCCTGCCGGACTGGTTCACCGAGGACGACCTCGACGTGCTCACGGAGAGCTTCGCCGGGGGCTTCACCGGCGGCCTCAACTGGTACCGCAACCTCGACCGCAACTGGGAACTGACCGCGCCGTGGCAGGACGCCGTCATCACCCCGCCCGCCCTGTACATGTACGGCGACCGGGACATCGTCGCGGCCTTCCCCGGCACACCCGAATTCATCGAGAGCCTTCCCGACCGCTTGCCCCACCTGCACCGCAAGCCCGTCAAGCTGGCGGGCTGCGGGCACTGGACCCAGCAGGAACGCCCGGACGAGGTGAACGAGGCGCTCATCGATTTCCTCGGGACGCGCCGCTGA
- a CDS encoding undecaprenyl-diphosphate phosphatase — protein MSWLESFILGLVQGLTEFLPISSSAHLRLTAAFAGWHDPGAAFTAITQIGTEAAVLIYFRKDIARIISAWFGSLFGKVPRSDHDAQMGWLVIVGSIPIGVLGVTFKDQIEGPFRDLRLIATTLIVMGIVLGVADRLAARDETGGKHRAVKERKSLKELGVRDGLIFGFCQAMALIPGVSRSGATISGGLLMGYTREAAARYSFLLAIPAVLASGAFELKDAGEGGHVSWGPTIFATIIAFIVGYAVIAWFMKFITTKSFMPFVYYRIALGIALFVLVGTDALSPHAGESAD, from the coding sequence ATGTCTTGGCTTGAATCCTTCATTCTCGGGCTCGTCCAGGGACTGACCGAGTTCCTCCCGATCTCGTCCAGCGCGCATCTGCGGCTTACCGCTGCCTTCGCGGGCTGGCACGACCCCGGGGCCGCGTTCACCGCGATCACCCAGATCGGCACCGAGGCAGCCGTGCTGATCTACTTCCGCAAGGACATCGCGCGGATCATCTCCGCGTGGTTCGGCTCCCTCTTCGGCAAGGTGCCACGCTCGGACCACGACGCGCAGATGGGCTGGCTCGTCATCGTCGGCTCGATCCCGATCGGCGTGCTCGGCGTCACGTTCAAGGACCAGATCGAGGGCCCGTTCCGCGATCTGCGGCTCATCGCCACGACGCTCATCGTGATGGGCATCGTCCTCGGCGTCGCCGACCGCCTCGCGGCCCGCGACGAGACCGGCGGCAAGCACCGTGCCGTGAAGGAGCGCAAGAGCCTGAAGGAACTGGGCGTCCGCGACGGTCTGATCTTCGGCTTCTGCCAGGCGATGGCCCTGATCCCGGGCGTCTCCCGCTCCGGCGCCACCATCAGCGGCGGCCTGCTCATGGGTTACACCCGCGAGGCCGCGGCCCGCTACTCGTTCCTGCTGGCCATCCCGGCCGTCCTCGCGTCCGGCGCCTTCGAGCTCAAGGACGCGGGCGAGGGCGGGCACGTGTCCTGGGGCCCCACCATCTTCGCGACGATCATCGCGTTCATCGTCGGCTACGCGGTCATCGCGTGGTTCATGAAGTTCATTACTACGAAGTCCTTCATGCCGTTCGTGTACTACCGCATCGCCCTGGGCATCGCCCTGTTCGTGCTGGTGGGGACGGACGCGCTGAGCCCGCACGCGGGCGAGTCGGCGGACTGA
- a CDS encoding PucR family transcriptional regulator, whose protein sequence is MLVPVTTHPRASLRRVLEDLGPTLLDLVCGDPDGADDIGGVVIHDPHDEPVPPPQALVLGVAVQDPVQIVHLLDALGTQGAAGLVVRAPVAADEKVTEAVRRSGVALLGLTRGASWAQLAAMLRALIAEGDVGETGQETLGGVSSGDLFALANAVGALLDAPVTIEDRSWRVLAFSGRQDEADSSRVETILGRQVPERFTRVLEERGVFQAMYRSDRPVYVEPLVEVEGGDLSLPRVALAVRAGDEILGSIWAAVHGPLSAEREQALRDAAKLVALHLLRLRAGADVERRLRADLVGTALEGGPGAAEAVARLGLAEQPGAVLALAFAGRGDGDRSAARHARYVAERQRLADAFAMHLTAVHPRSAAALVGDVVYGIVPAPAGRPDAEERAARVAEEFLERVGERQELLVGVGPPAPESAALPASRAGADRALRVLRAGEGHRSVARISDVLVESLLLELTDAIAERGDPPSGPVARLGAYDAAHHTCLVETLRAWLDAFGDVATASTAVHVHPNTFRYRLRRLAEVGGIDLTDTDARFAAMLQLRLWPQTRRS, encoded by the coding sequence GTGCTCGTCCCGGTGACCACCCACCCCCGAGCCAGCCTCCGGCGCGTCCTGGAGGATCTGGGCCCCACCCTCCTGGACCTCGTGTGCGGCGACCCGGACGGTGCCGACGACATCGGCGGCGTCGTCATCCACGACCCGCACGACGAACCGGTGCCGCCCCCGCAGGCGCTCGTGCTCGGCGTCGCCGTGCAGGATCCGGTGCAGATCGTTCACCTGCTCGACGCCCTCGGCACGCAGGGCGCCGCCGGGCTCGTCGTCCGTGCGCCGGTCGCCGCCGACGAGAAGGTCACCGAGGCGGTGCGGAGGTCCGGGGTCGCGCTGCTCGGTCTGACGCGCGGCGCCTCGTGGGCGCAGCTCGCCGCGATGCTGCGCGCGCTCATCGCGGAGGGGGATGTCGGGGAGACGGGGCAGGAGACCCTGGGCGGGGTGTCGTCCGGCGACCTGTTCGCACTGGCCAACGCCGTCGGGGCGCTCCTGGACGCGCCGGTCACCATCGAGGACCGCAGCTGGCGGGTGCTCGCCTTCTCCGGGCGGCAGGACGAGGCCGATTCCTCGCGCGTCGAGACCATCCTCGGCCGCCAGGTGCCCGAACGCTTCACGCGCGTCCTGGAGGAGCGCGGTGTCTTCCAGGCCATGTACCGCAGCGACCGGCCCGTCTACGTGGAGCCCCTGGTGGAGGTGGAGGGCGGCGATCTCAGCCTGCCGCGCGTGGCCCTCGCGGTGCGCGCAGGTGACGAGATACTCGGCTCCATCTGGGCCGCGGTCCACGGACCGCTCAGCGCCGAGCGCGAGCAGGCCCTGCGCGACGCCGCCAAGCTGGTCGCGCTGCATCTGCTGCGGCTGCGGGCGGGCGCCGACGTCGAACGCAGGCTGCGCGCCGACCTCGTGGGCACGGCCCTGGAGGGCGGACCCGGCGCGGCGGAGGCCGTCGCCCGCCTCGGGCTCGCCGAGCAGCCGGGCGCGGTGCTCGCCCTCGCCTTCGCCGGCCGCGGGGACGGCGACCGCTCCGCCGCGCGGCACGCCCGTTACGTGGCCGAACGGCAGCGCCTCGCCGACGCGTTCGCGATGCATCTGACGGCGGTCCACCCGCGCTCGGCCGCCGCGCTCGTCGGTGACGTCGTCTACGGCATCGTCCCGGCCCCTGCCGGGCGGCCGGACGCCGAGGAGCGGGCCGCCCGGGTCGCCGAGGAGTTCCTCGAACGCGTCGGCGAGCGGCAGGAGTTGCTCGTCGGGGTCGGTCCGCCCGCGCCGGAGAGCGCCGCCCTGCCCGCGTCCCGGGCCGGCGCCGACCGGGCACTGCGGGTGCTGCGGGCGGGCGAGGGCCATCGCTCGGTGGCCCGCATCAGCGACGTACTCGTCGAGTCGTTGCTCCTGGAGCTCACGGACGCGATCGCCGAACGCGGCGACCCGCCGTCCGGCCCCGTGGCCCGGCTCGGCGCGTACGACGCGGCGCACCACACCTGTCTCGTCGAGACGCTGCGGGCGTGGCTCGACGCGTTCGGCGACGTCGCCACGGCGTCCACCGCCGTCCATGTGCACCCGAACACCTTCCGCTACCGGCTGCGGCGCCTCGCGGAAGTGGGCGGCATCGACCTGACGGACACCGACGCGCGCTTCGCCGCCATGCTGCAACTGCGGCTGTGGCCGCAGACTCGACGGTCCTGA
- a CDS encoding dipeptidase: MTTASGEAAALHRRSVVADTHNDLLCAVTARPVDRWAGFFRERWLPQLLAGGVDVQVLPVFIDDTYRPEGALRRTLRMIEAAHRVAEGNADAVRLCGDGAEVDAALDDGRIALVLALESAPGVADDIELLETLHRLGVRIASLAHFGRTPLADGSGEDAAGSRLTRAGVAALAEMERIGMMFDISHLGAAGVDHVLELASRPVIATHSSARALRDHHRNLTDDQVRATAANGGVICVNFFAPFLHESDFTLDRLVDHIEHLADVAGLAHVGLGPDFVQEVMADTTPPCCAHPVVEGVRTDQFLPGLEGPAGLPLVTEALLRRGWADGDIARVLGGNVLRLFRDGLGIPAS, from the coding sequence ATGACCACGGCATCGGGCGAAGCCGCCGCACTGCACCGGCGCAGCGTCGTCGCCGACACCCACAACGACCTGCTCTGCGCGGTGACGGCACGGCCCGTCGACCGGTGGGCGGGGTTCTTCCGCGAGCGGTGGCTGCCCCAGCTCCTGGCGGGCGGCGTCGACGTACAGGTGCTGCCCGTGTTCATCGACGACACCTACCGGCCCGAGGGAGCGCTGCGGCGGACGCTGCGCATGATCGAGGCCGCGCACCGCGTCGCGGAGGGCAACGCCGACGCCGTCCGGCTCTGCGGCGACGGCGCCGAGGTGGACGCCGCCCTGGACGACGGGAGGATCGCCCTGGTGCTCGCCCTGGAAAGCGCGCCGGGCGTCGCCGACGACATCGAACTCCTGGAGACGCTGCACCGGTTGGGCGTACGGATCGCCTCGCTCGCGCACTTCGGACGTACGCCGCTCGCCGACGGCAGCGGAGAGGACGCGGCCGGGAGCCGGCTGACCCGTGCGGGTGTGGCCGCGCTCGCCGAGATGGAACGCATCGGCATGATGTTCGACATCAGCCATCTCGGCGCCGCCGGTGTCGACCACGTACTGGAGCTGGCGTCCCGGCCGGTCATCGCCACGCACTCCTCCGCGCGTGCGCTCCGCGACCACCACCGCAACCTCACCGACGACCAGGTGCGGGCGACCGCCGCGAACGGCGGCGTGATCTGCGTGAACTTCTTCGCCCCGTTCCTCCACGAGAGCGACTTCACCCTCGACCGGCTCGTCGACCACATCGAGCACCTCGCGGACGTCGCGGGCCTCGCACACGTGGGCCTGGGACCGGACTTCGTCCAGGAGGTCATGGCCGACACCACCCCGCCCTGCTGCGCGCACCCGGTCGTCGAAGGCGTGCGCACCGACCAGTTCCTGCCCGGTCTTGAGGGCCCCGCCGGACTTCCCCTGGTGACCGAGGCGCTGCTGCGGCGCGGCTGGGCCGACGGCGACATCGCCCGGGTCCTCGGCGGCAATGTGCTCCGCCTCTTCCGCGACGGCCTGGGCATACCCGCCTCCTGA
- a CDS encoding TVP38/TMEM64 family protein, which produces MFDSAAARPQGLAERCTRVLLSPWSRLSLLVALLAAAGTCVLLFEPQRLMSDGWPAQLGGAAAVLVFAVAYGVCTTAFVPRPLLNLAAGALFGSQAGLAAALAGTVLGSGIAFGLGRMLGQDALRPLLRGRWLKAADGQLSRHGFRSMLAARLFPGVPFAAANYCAAVSRMGWLPFLLATGLGSIPNTAAYVIAGARASTPTSPAFLVAMGFIAVTGLAGAVVAWCKRHHLRGR; this is translated from the coding sequence ATGTTCGACTCAGCCGCAGCCCGCCCGCAGGGTCTCGCCGAGCGCTGCACGAGGGTGCTGCTCTCGCCGTGGTCGCGGCTGTCCCTGCTGGTGGCGCTGCTCGCGGCCGCCGGAACGTGCGTGCTGCTCTTCGAGCCGCAGCGGCTCATGTCCGACGGCTGGCCCGCACAGCTGGGCGGCGCCGCGGCGGTGCTGGTCTTCGCCGTCGCGTACGGCGTGTGCACGACCGCGTTCGTGCCGCGTCCGTTGCTCAATCTGGCGGCAGGCGCCCTCTTCGGTTCACAGGCGGGCCTGGCCGCGGCGCTCGCGGGCACGGTCCTCGGCTCCGGGATCGCCTTCGGGCTGGGCAGGATGCTGGGGCAGGACGCGCTGCGCCCGCTGCTCCGCGGGCGCTGGCTGAAAGCGGCCGACGGGCAGCTGAGCAGGCACGGCTTCCGGTCGATGCTGGCGGCGCGGCTGTTCCCCGGGGTGCCGTTCGCGGCCGCCAACTACTGTGCGGCGGTGTCGCGCATGGGCTGGCTGCCGTTCCTGCTCGCGACCGGCCTGGGGTCGATCCCGAACACCGCCGCGTACGTCATCGCGGGCGCCCGCGCGTCGACGCCGACCTCCCCCGCCTTCCTCGTCGCGATGGGCTTCATCGCGGTGACCGGGCTCGCGGGCGCGGTGGTCGCGTGGTGCAAGCGCCACCACTTGCGCGGCCGTTAG
- a CDS encoding DNA alkylation repair protein, with translation MSVTVPHSPLADTVMERLTATYAASADPARAAQAQAYMKDIAPFLGLPTPLRRELSRTVLAGLPRPDEADCAAIALRCWELPEREYAYFAVDHLRRHVKRLSSGFLPVARHLVTTVSWWDTVDALAAHVVGGLVAADPKLRAAMDAWIGDEDLWVARTALLHQLRYKDTTDAERLFAYCLRQSGHPDFFIRKAIGWCLREYAKTDPDAVRGFVERERGRLAPLSVREALKNL, from the coding sequence ATGAGCGTGACAGTTCCGCACAGCCCCCTGGCCGACACCGTCATGGAGCGGCTGACCGCGACGTACGCGGCGTCGGCCGACCCGGCGCGGGCCGCGCAGGCACAGGCGTACATGAAGGACATCGCCCCCTTCCTCGGCCTGCCCACACCCCTGCGCCGCGAACTGTCCCGCACCGTCCTCGCCGGACTCCCGCGCCCGGACGAGGCAGACTGCGCGGCCATCGCGCTGCGCTGCTGGGAGCTGCCGGAGCGCGAGTACGCGTACTTCGCGGTGGACCATCTGCGGCGGCACGTGAAGCGTCTCTCGTCGGGCTTCCTGCCGGTCGCCCGGCACCTCGTGACGACGGTGTCCTGGTGGGACACCGTCGACGCGCTCGCCGCGCACGTCGTGGGCGGCCTGGTCGCCGCCGACCCGAAGCTCAGGGCCGCGATGGACGCCTGGATCGGCGACGAGGACCTGTGGGTGGCCCGCACCGCCCTCCTCCACCAGCTCCGTTACAAGGACACCACCGACGCCGAGCGCCTCTTCGCCTACTGCCTGCGCCAGTCGGGGCACCCCGACTTCTTCATCCGCAAGGCCATCGGCTGGTGTCTGCGCGAGTACGCCAAGACCGATCCGGACGCCGTACGCGGCTTCGTCGAGCGGGAACGCGGGCGCCTCGCGCCGCTCTCGGTGCGCGAGGCCCTGAAGAACCTCTGA